From the genome of Leguminivora glycinivorella isolate SPB_JAAS2020 chromosome Z, LegGlyc_1.1, whole genome shotgun sequence, one region includes:
- the LOC125241120 gene encoding F-box-like/WD repeat-containing protein TBL1X: MSYSSDEVNFLVYRYLQESGFHHSAYTFGIESHISQSNINGALVPPAALLSILQKGLEYTTAEITYGEDGSEIRLTESLSLIDAVSPEIIAARQNAHNTQKQAIRAEQGAGTEQNGVEVTACNPPATTGGAATPSAPENMEVDQSIEIPASKATVLRGHESEVFICAWNPSTDLLASGSGDSTARIWDMSDNPATTPNQLVLRHCIQKGGAEVPSNKDVTSLDWNCDGNLLATGSYDGYARIWTTDGTLASTLGQHKGPIFALKWNKRGNYILSAGVDKTTIIWDAASGQCTQQFSFHSAPALDVDWQTNTSFASCSTDQCIHVCRLHVDKPIKSFQGHTNEVNAIKWDPQGQLLASCSDDMTLKIWSMKQDTCVHDLQAHSKEIYTIKWSPTGPGTQNPNMNLILASASFDSTVRLWDVERGVCIHTLTKHTEPVYSVAFSPDGKFLASGSFDKCVHIWSTQTGGLVHSYKGTGGIFEVCWNSRGTKVGASASDGSVFVLDLRKL, translated from the exons ATGAGTTACTCTAGTGATGAAGTGAACTTTCTTGTGTATCGCTACCTGCAGGAATCAG GTTTCCATCACTCTGCATATACATTTGGTATTGAGTCACATATATCACAAAGCAATATCAATGGTGCCCTTGTACCTCCTGCAGCTTTATTGAGTATTCTTCAAAAGGGTTTGGAATATACTACAGCAGAAATTACTTATGGGGAAGATG GTTCTGAAATACGTCTCACTGAGAGCTTGAGCTTAATTGATGCTGTGAGTCCAGAGATAATAGCTGCTCGTCAAAATGCACATAACACACAGAAACAAGCTATCAGAGCAGAGCAGGGAGCTGGAACTGAACAAAATGGTGTTGAA GTCACAGCATGTAACCCACCAGCAACAACTGGCGGCGCAGCAACTCCGAGTGCTCCTGAGAACATGGAGGTTGACCAGTCCATAGAAATACCTGCCAGCAAGGCTACAGTTCTCAGAGGTCACGAGTCTGAGGTGTTCATTTGTGCATGGAACCCTAGCACGGATCTGTTGGCAAGTGGCTCGGGTGATAGCACAGCCAG GATCTGGGATATGTCTGACAATCCTGCTACAACTCCCAATCAGTTGGTACTGAGACACTGTATACAGAAAGGTGGAGCAGAGGTGCCCAGCAATAAAGACGTCACTTCTTTGGACTGGAAC TGTGACGGTAACCTCCTAGCGACGGGATCATATGACGGCTACGCCCGTATTTGGACAACTGATGGAACTTTAGCCTCCACATTAGGTCAACACAAGGGACCTATATTTGCTCTGAAATGGAACAAACGCGGGAACTACATTCTGAGTGCTGGG GTTGACAAGACTACCATAATATGGGATGCCGCGTCAGGGCAGTGTACTCAGCAATTTTCCTTTCATTCTGCCCCTGCGCTAGATGTAGACTGGCAAACAAACACATCATTTGCTTCTTGTTCTACAGATCAGTGCATCCATGTATGCAGACTCCATGTTGACAAGCCTATTAAAAGTTTCCAGGGACATACC aatGAAGTCAACGCCATAAAATGGGATCCACAAGGACAGTTGCTCGCTTCCTGTTCTGACGACATGACTTTGAAAATCTGGTCCATGAAACAAGATACGTGTGTTCATGATTTACAAGCACATTCAAAAGAAATTTATACCATCAAGTGGTCTCCTACCGGTCCGGGAACACAGAATCCAAATATGAATCTAATTTTGGCCAGCGCTTCTTTTGACTCTACTGTACGTTTATGGGATGTCGAAAGGGGCGTGTGTATACACACTTTAACAAAGCATACAGAGCCAGTTTACAGTGTAGCCTTTTCGCCCGATGGCAAGTTTCTGGCAAGTGGGTCTTTTGACAAGTGTGTGCATATTTGGTCGACGCAGACCGGTGGTCTAGTCCACTCGTACAAGGGCACGGGCGGCATATTTGAGGTGTGCTGGAACTCACGAGGCACCAAGGTCGGCGCTAGTGCCAGTGACGGCAGCGTGTTTGTATTAGATTTACGTAAACTATAA